GTGTATTCCTTTGTCGTTATGTAAGATATTGTATTTTAGATTGACTATTCGACCATGTGTACACAAGTTCTATGCAAatactgaaatatttatttctcaacAGAATACCCAAACCGATTTCTTTATAGATAACCGAAATTAAGACTAAATTagaagaaactttttttttccatcgactaaaatattttcttcgacttgaaattacaatttcaaacTAGATCTTAGCGGCGAAACAGGCTTCTGCATTCATTCAGTTGTCTGTCAGGTCgtaaaaaatctttcacaCCTCACTCCTCTAAATCAGATGCATTTCAATACATACAAGTGTTACATGCATTgaaatgcataaaaatgtaaaagtaaacaaaataGGTAACTAACATAtcttttgtaaatattgtaaactTTACTGAGAAAGCCTCATTGTCTCAATGTCTGTAGTAATGAAAATGCACTCTTTCAAGTTTTGAATATCGTCGCATCATCTATTAGATTTcatttgtaaatgaaatacAACAACTTAGATGACGAGATCGAATAACCTCAGCCGTAGTTCACTCACTCGTCATTTTGACTCTTGGacttccttttcttcttctttttggGTACGTCATCGTCGACCTCAGCTTCGACTGTACCATTGTCAACCGCAGCTCCGTTTGAGTTGccattttcgatattttcgctctttcttttcttgtcctttttctttttctttttcggaGACTCTTCCTCAGCAGCGACGACAACCTGTGCAGCCTCTTCCAGCGCCTCTTTCATGACGTCTATGTTCTTCTTGGGCACGTCCCCTGTCTCATAGAATTTCAGCCTGTCCTCAACTTGCTGGCGCAATTTCTCGCCAAATATACTGGACGGGGTGTCTGTGAAACAGTCGATTCTAGACGCGATGGAACACTTGTTTGCCAGGTATCTCGAAATTCTTCCCTTATTTTTGGCACCTGCCCTTCCAATGAACGTGGAATGAAACAGCAACCCGTACTTAGGGGTATTTCCTTTAGTTTTCAATGCTCTGAAAAGAGCCTTCTCGGCACCCAAAATCTGCACCGTTGACGCGGGATACTTTGCCAAATTCGTCAGAGACCCTGCGTGCGCGATCAGTCGAGCCCCGACTTGATCGCCGATTAGAGTTGCTAGATTCGGAGCGACACCAGCCATTTTACACCTCAAGTATTCGGCCAGCTGTTTTCTATAGTCGGCCAAAGCGATTACTCGTCCAGCAAACATTTCTATATTCAGAAGATCAACAGGGCTGATGTCCATTCCCATAGAAGATTTCGACGCGTCAATTATAGCCTGAGCTTTTGCGCTATCCATTACAATTTCTTCGAGTGCTTCAAGTTTCTCCTCGGTTAACTCCTTGCGATTTTTTATAAGTTGCGCTACCTTGGCGAAGAGGTAATTTTCGGGTACAATTTTCACAAGCTCTGGAAAGTGGTAGCTGTACCACTCGCTGTTCACGGTAATGAATGAACAAAGATCAGCATTATACAATTAagtcaaataattattttgtaatcGGATCACCGATACATTTCTAGTAACGTTTCCATGGGTGacaaaattttacacgttttaatgattttttgagAACTGTAATTC
The Neodiprion lecontei isolate iyNeoLeco1 chromosome 3, iyNeoLeco1.1, whole genome shotgun sequence DNA segment above includes these coding regions:
- the LOC107227244 gene encoding nucleolar protein 56, with the translated sequence MSKLCVLFEHAAGYALFSVKEFEEVGILLPQVEESVTDLGRFHGVVKLVGFLPFKTALAALENVNSISEGVVPNDLKLFLDSSLPGKRKKLILGVADPKLGASIAEALDVKCDHTGVVPELIRGIRYHFHNLVKGFTAKSSGVAQLGLGHSYSRAKVKFNVHRVDNMIIQSIALLDQLDKDVNTFSMRIREWYSYHFPELVKIVPENYLFAKVAQLIKNRKELTEEKLEALEEIVMDSAKAQAIIDASKSSMGMDISPVDLLNIEMFAGRVIALADYRKQLAEYLRCKMAGVAPNLATLIGDQVGARLIAHAGSLTNLAKYPASTVQILGAEKALFRALKTKGNTPKYGLLFHSTFIGRAGAKNKGRISRYLANKCSIASRIDCFTDTPSSIFGEKLRQQVEDRLKFYETGDVPKKNIDVMKEALEEAAQVVVAAEEESPKKKKKKDKKRKSENIENGNSNGAAVDNGTVEAEVDDDVPKKKKKRKSKSQNDE